In Arachis hypogaea cultivar Tifrunner chromosome 2, arahy.Tifrunner.gnm2.J5K5, whole genome shotgun sequence, a genomic segment contains:
- the LOC112732937 gene encoding RING-H2 finger protein ATL67: MSSFFSSPPPPPLPPPPPSAAAAAYVTNLGFGYSIAIALGFLFLLSTIILSSYLCCRALRHNNDNNNRRRNQNDGVVLPRVIFVAENDVENNQPGGGNDSAVLGLDQIVINSYPKFQFNGNNDVDVDSMCSICLCEYKDSEMLRMMPECHHCFHVSCLDSWLKLNGSCPVCRNSPMPTPLPTPLQEVVPLSLYAADRRGRS, from the coding sequence aTGTCCTCTTTCTTTTCCTCTCCTCCACCGCCTCCACTGCCACCGCCACCACcatccgccgccgccgccgcctacGTCACCAACCTCGGATTCGGTTACTCCATAGCCATAGCACTCggcttcctcttcctcctctccacaATCATCCTCTCTTCCTACCTCTGCTGCCGCGCTCTCCGCCACAACAACGACAACAATAACCGCCGCAGGAACCAAAACGACGGTGTGGTTTTGCCACGTGTCATTTTCGTAGCTGAGAACGACGTTGAAAATAACCAGCCTGGTGGAGGAAACGACAGCGCCGTTTTGGGTCTGGACCAGATCGTAATTAACTCGTACCCTAAGTTTCAGTTTAACGGCAACAACGACGTCGATGTTGACAGCATGTGTTCGATTTGTTTGTGTGAGTACAAGGATTCGGAGATGCTGAGGATGATGCCGGAGTGTCACCACTGCTTCCACGTCTCATGTCTTGATTCGTGGCTCAAGCTTAATGGCTCTTGCCCTGTTTGCCGGAACTCTCCAATGCCGACGCCGCTACCCACGCCGCTGCAGGAGGTGGTGCCGCTCTCTCTCTATGCCGCTGATAGGAGGGGAAGGAGTTGA